In Clostridium sp. DL-VIII, the following proteins share a genomic window:
- a CDS encoding nucleotidyltransferase family protein, producing MGVDGVILAAGYSSRANAFKMELEINKKAILQRCIESLYDECDKIIVVSGYKNEKINKLVEGYAKVKVVYNEEFHKGMFSSVKKGIRSVTQDRFLLTPGDYPLISKEVVKKIIKEKNDIVIPSYNNKGGHPILLSSSLINDILAEDEGSNLKIYLSKKKCSYLNIDDIGILMDVDTDEDYESVKETLIKKSY from the coding sequence ATGGGTGTAGATGGAGTTATACTTGCAGCTGGATATTCAAGCAGGGCTAATGCCTTTAAAATGGAACTGGAAATTAATAAAAAGGCGATATTACAAAGGTGCATAGAGTCTTTATATGATGAATGCGATAAAATAATAGTAGTCAGCGGCTACAAAAACGAAAAGATAAACAAGTTAGTTGAAGGCTATGCTAAGGTAAAAGTAGTATATAATGAAGAATTTCATAAAGGAATGTTTAGCTCTGTAAAAAAGGGAATACGAAGTGTTACTCAGGATAGATTTTTGCTTACTCCTGGAGATTATCCGTTAATAAGTAAAGAGGTAGTTAAAAAAATAATAAAAGAGAAAAATGACATAGTTATTCCGAGTTATAATAACAAAGGCGGACATCCAATTTTGTTAAGCAGCTCACTTATAAATGATATATTAGCTGAAGATGAAGGTTCTAATTTAAAAATATATTTAAGTAAAAAGAAATGCTCATATTTAAATATAGATGACATAGGAATTTTAATGGATGTTGACACTGATGAGGATTATGAATCTGTAAAAGAAACTCTAATAAAAAAATCATATTGA
- a CDS encoding amidohydrolase family protein: protein MFDLGILNGRLYLNGSFTQSNLYIKNGVIDTITKSDLESTEKYDAKGKMVLPGFIDAHVHFNLGAKANVSEDDFFSGSKKAAMGGITTFIDFLDPIKDVSQLDEAFNNRYELAKKSVIDYGFHVTLGNPEGEVRDLLNKSCLLGMPTVKLFTTYASTNRQTKDYYIDELLKYSKQAKVRILVHAENNDMIKEKNVLVKDHESSRPAISEITEVLKLAEMARYRDGLLYIVHTNCGTTLERIKEIYSKQLHSSIILESAPHYFKFNSLLYEKEDGYLYTMTPPLRSEEERVKLINNIDAIDVIGTDHCPYPKRLKNKKYTSEIPMGIDGVKYSFLNMFTLFGEDIIPKFTAEPSKIHGLYPKKGLLMPGSDGDIVIFDPNKITRVVDDNSVYNGEVLKGEITATISKGKFIVKEGKFLGGQGQYLARRLEI, encoded by the coding sequence TTGTTTGATTTAGGAATATTAAATGGACGATTATATTTAAATGGAAGTTTTACTCAAAGTAATCTCTATATAAAAAATGGAGTGATAGATACCATAACAAAATCTGATTTGGAAAGCACAGAAAAATATGATGCAAAAGGGAAAATGGTATTGCCAGGTTTTATAGATGCACATGTACATTTTAATTTAGGAGCTAAAGCCAATGTATCGGAAGATGATTTCTTTAGTGGATCTAAGAAAGCTGCAATGGGAGGAATAACAACATTTATAGATTTTTTAGATCCAATTAAAGATGTTAGTCAATTGGATGAAGCTTTTAATAACAGATATGAACTTGCTAAAAAGAGTGTAATAGATTATGGATTTCATGTGACTCTTGGAAATCCAGAAGGAGAGGTCAGAGATCTTTTAAATAAAAGCTGCCTGCTTGGAATGCCAACTGTAAAACTATTTACAACCTATGCTTCAACTAATAGGCAGACAAAAGATTATTATATCGATGAGCTGCTTAAATATTCTAAACAAGCTAAAGTGAGAATATTAGTTCATGCGGAAAACAATGACATGATAAAAGAGAAAAATGTTTTAGTAAAAGATCATGAAAGTTCAAGACCTGCAATTTCAGAAATTACTGAAGTCTTAAAACTTGCTGAAATGGCACGATATAGGGATGGTCTTCTATATATAGTTCATACTAATTGCGGGACAACCCTTGAAAGAATAAAAGAAATCTATTCTAAGCAATTACATTCATCAATAATATTAGAAAGTGCACCTCATTACTTTAAATTTAATTCCTTATTATATGAAAAAGAAGATGGATATTTATATACTATGACTCCTCCACTAAGAAGTGAAGAAGAGAGAGTAAAGCTGATTAATAACATAGATGCAATTGATGTAATAGGTACGGACCATTGTCCATATCCAAAAAGGTTAAAAAATAAGAAATATACAAGTGAAATTCCTATGGGCATTGATGGAGTGAAATATTCGTTCCTAAATATGTTTACTCTTTTTGGAGAAGATATAATCCCTAAGTTTACAGCAGAGCCTTCAAAAATACATGGCTTATATCCTAAAAAGGGATTATTAATGCCAGGCAGTGATGGAGATATAGTAATCTTTGATCCAAATAAAATAACAAGAGTAGTTGATGATAACTCTGTATATAATGGCGAAGTTTTAAAGGGGGAAATAACTGCAACGATTTCTAAAGGAAAATTCATAGTTAAAGAAGGAAAATTTTTGGGAGGACAAGGTCAATATCTAGCAAGGAGGTTAGAAATATGA
- a CDS encoding amidohydrolase family protein, with protein sequence MIKALINARIFNYDSLKENSYVLFNKQIIEIGSMENFKGADEVFDCNNQIVMPGFVNCHSHIYSTFARGWITEFNPKNFVELLEQMWWKLDGVLEEKDIYYSGIVSGMEFIKNGITTVVDHHASGKIRGSLNLLKRALCDYLGIRGVFCFESSERFPIDECIEENLEFGKNITNMERGLFGMHACLTLSDEALKKIAKESEGMPIHIHVAESDEDNIDSIKKYNKTPIERLEEYGLLRENSILSHCIYLTEKDMDILAKHKIYVALNPTSNLNNAVGLADVLELEKRNIKCILGNDGLGFNLTREMLNLLFGMHLKYKSPTAYSLNNLKKVIENNYEYAGKILNCKLGKIEQGYEADFLTLEYNAPTPMNEDNLFGHFFYGMLDNFKPKNVWCNGKIKLKDYKLLEDEEKIYAEARKIAKEVWSKTQKSTK encoded by the coding sequence ATGATTAAGGCGTTAATAAATGCTAGGATATTCAATTATGATTCTTTAAAAGAAAATTCTTATGTGCTGTTTAATAAACAGATAATAGAAATTGGTTCGATGGAAAATTTTAAAGGAGCAGATGAAGTTTTTGATTGTAACAATCAGATTGTAATGCCTGGATTTGTGAATTGTCACAGCCATATATATTCGACTTTTGCTAGAGGCTGGATTACAGAGTTTAATCCTAAAAATTTTGTGGAACTCTTAGAGCAGATGTGGTGGAAGCTAGATGGAGTTCTTGAAGAAAAAGATATTTATTATAGTGGAATTGTAAGTGGAATGGAATTTATAAAAAATGGAATCACAACTGTAGTTGATCATCATGCCAGTGGAAAAATCAGAGGAAGTTTAAATTTATTAAAAAGAGCTCTATGTGATTACTTGGGAATAAGAGGAGTATTCTGTTTTGAGAGTAGTGAAAGATTTCCTATAGATGAATGTATTGAGGAAAATTTAGAGTTTGGCAAAAATATCACAAACATGGAAAGAGGATTGTTTGGAATGCATGCCTGTTTAACCTTAAGTGATGAAGCTTTAAAGAAGATAGCAAAAGAAAGTGAAGGAATGCCAATTCATATACATGTTGCAGAAAGTGATGAAGATAATATAGACAGCATCAAAAAGTATAATAAGACTCCAATTGAAAGATTAGAAGAATATGGACTGCTTAGAGAAAATTCAATTTTATCTCATTGTATATATTTGACGGAGAAAGATATGGATATTCTAGCAAAGCACAAAATCTATGTGGCTTTAAACCCAACTTCTAACCTTAATAATGCAGTAGGACTTGCAGATGTATTAGAGCTTGAAAAGAGAAATATAAAATGCATTTTAGGTAATGATGGATTAGGATTCAATCTAACTAGAGAAATGTTAAATCTATTGTTTGGTATGCATCTAAAATATAAAAGTCCTACAGCATACTCACTGAATAATCTTAAAAAGGTTATAGAAAATAATTATGAATATGCAGGCAAGATTTTAAACTGTAAGCTTGGAAAAATTGAACAAGGATACGAAGCGGATTTTTTAACTTTAGAATATAATGCGCCTACACCAATGAATGAGGATAATCTATTTGGACATTTTTTCTATGGAATGTTGGATAATTTTAAGCCTAAAAATGTCTGGTGCAACGGAAAGATTAAATTAAAAGACTATAAACTATTGGAAGACGAAGAAAAGATATACGCAGAAGCAAGAAAAATAGCTAAAGAAGTTTGGAGTAAGACTCAAAAAAGTACTAAATAA
- a CDS encoding 4Fe-4S binding protein: MNLNTSLSGINFENPLMPASGPLVGDSEKMKIISNFGVGGIVTKTISSKGAEVVRPCIFGGQNFIMNAELWSEYNPELWIDKFLPEIKAEIKKPLFVSVGYSKEDMDNLIPKLDKFADAFEISTHYVGKDLTTIKETLMTIRKHTKKPVYMKMSPHIPDPVGFAKMVIENGGNGVVAINSLGPSMKIDAAARQVLLGNKEGEVWTSGPAIKPIALALIHKIKKAVPQCEIIGVGGIASAEDVIEFLLAGASAVQMLSAAMLKGKDLYKKIIDELPSALEKFGFNSVEEVLNTELQTGNVKYDPIYPTINYDKCVNCKLCENACPYFAISTQENKVTVDTSKCFGCGLCESRCPKKAIQNVF, translated from the coding sequence ATGAATTTAAATACAAGCCTAAGTGGAATAAATTTTGAAAATCCGCTGATGCCAGCGTCAGGACCATTAGTTGGTGATAGTGAAAAAATGAAGATAATATCAAATTTTGGAGTTGGAGGAATTGTTACAAAAACAATATCCAGCAAAGGTGCAGAAGTAGTTAGACCATGCATATTTGGAGGACAAAACTTCATCATGAATGCTGAATTGTGGTCAGAATATAATCCAGAACTATGGATAGATAAGTTTCTTCCAGAGATAAAGGCAGAAATAAAGAAGCCGTTATTCGTAAGCGTTGGGTATTCAAAAGAGGACATGGATAATCTAATACCTAAACTTGATAAATTTGCAGATGCTTTTGAAATTTCCACTCATTATGTGGGTAAGGATTTAACAACAATAAAAGAAACCTTAATGACCATAAGAAAGCATACGAAGAAGCCAGTTTATATGAAAATGAGTCCTCATATACCAGATCCAGTTGGATTTGCAAAAATGGTCATAGAAAATGGAGGAAATGGAGTTGTAGCTATTAACTCCTTAGGGCCAAGCATGAAGATTGATGCAGCGGCTAGACAGGTTTTGCTAGGGAATAAGGAAGGCGAAGTATGGACTTCAGGACCAGCAATAAAACCAATAGCACTAGCTCTGATTCATAAGATTAAGAAAGCGGTGCCACAATGTGAAATCATAGGGGTTGGAGGAATAGCCAGTGCAGAAGATGTCATAGAATTCTTACTTGCTGGAGCTAGTGCGGTTCAAATGCTATCTGCTGCAATGCTTAAAGGGAAAGATTTATATAAGAAGATAATTGATGAACTTCCAAGTGCATTAGAGAAGTTTGGATTTAACTCTGTAGAGGAAGTGCTAAATACTGAATTGCAAACTGGTAATGTAAAATACGACCCTATTTATCCAACAATTAATTATGATAAATGTGTTAATTGTAAATTATGTGAAAATGCCTGTCCATATTTTGCAATCAGTACTCAGGAAAATAAAGTAACGGTAGATACAAGTAAATGTTTTGGTTGCGGACTATGTGAATCAAGATGTCCAAAGAAGGCAATTCAAAATGTGTTTTAA
- a CDS encoding xanthine dehydrogenase family protein molybdopterin-binding subunit → MDDIRKSVIKADHKIKVDGSAKYIADIKFKDSLYAKTLRSEKAKAVIKNIIIPELKDGYYIVEAKDVPGVNKVKIIQNDMPVFSDKEVNYIGEPILLVVGPELEEIINVLKAIKVEYEEVTPVFDMKNSKDIIDKYEYEKGDIEEVIKESSRIIEEEFYTGYQEQAYLETQGLVGTYEDGKISVYGTMQCPYYVKGAVVQALGCEEDMARIVQTTTGGGFGGKEDYPSLLGAQVAVAAYKIKKPVRLILDRIEDMSFTTKRHPALLTYKTVFDKDNKIIGMDVEIILNGGAYATVSGVVLQRALLAAIGVYKIPNVRVKGRVVRTNTVPTGAFRGFGGPQSIFGIETHMAHIAKEIGCTPLELKHKYFVKTGDDTCTGGKFTYDVKLEEMLQKAERLSGFSQKYEKYSKEQGIMRKGIGMSVFLHGCGFTGSGERDFIKAKVKLLKHKNDDVEILVANTDMGQGLQTTFKKIVAKVLNLDYQKIIYENPDTDRVPDSGPTVASRSIMVVGKLLERAAIRLKESWIRGEEQLIEENYKHPDLIPWNITKFNGDAYPSYSWGINVVEVQVNTITAVTEVIGIYTVFDVGIPIDETIMEGQIQGGVIQGLGYGSCENMECDETGKIKQHSITDYIIPTAKDVVNVKNELVDNPCDLGPFGAKGAGELTLVGTAPAYANAIENALGVKVNRLPVTPEWIMEAITNG, encoded by the coding sequence ATGGATGATATAAGAAAGTCAGTTATAAAAGCTGATCATAAAATTAAGGTGGATGGAAGTGCTAAATATATAGCAGATATTAAATTTAAAGACAGTTTATATGCCAAAACATTGCGTTCAGAAAAAGCTAAAGCAGTCATAAAGAATATCATTATTCCAGAATTAAAGGATGGATATTATATTGTTGAGGCAAAAGACGTCCCAGGAGTAAATAAGGTAAAGATAATTCAAAATGATATGCCGGTTTTTTCAGATAAAGAAGTGAATTATATAGGGGAGCCTATACTTTTAGTAGTAGGTCCTGAACTTGAAGAAATAATTAATGTTTTAAAAGCTATTAAGGTTGAATATGAAGAAGTCACTCCTGTTTTTGATATGAAAAATTCTAAAGACATAATTGATAAGTATGAATATGAAAAGGGAGATATAGAAGAAGTAATTAAAGAGTCTTCAAGAATTATTGAAGAAGAATTTTATACAGGATACCAAGAACAAGCTTATTTAGAGACTCAAGGATTAGTAGGAACTTATGAAGATGGAAAGATTTCTGTGTATGGGACTATGCAATGTCCATATTATGTTAAGGGAGCAGTGGTACAAGCATTAGGCTGCGAAGAAGATATGGCTAGAATTGTTCAAACTACAACTGGAGGCGGGTTTGGAGGTAAGGAAGATTATCCTTCTCTACTAGGAGCACAAGTTGCAGTAGCTGCTTATAAAATTAAAAAGCCGGTGAGATTAATTTTAGATAGAATTGAGGATATGTCATTTACTACCAAAAGGCATCCGGCATTGTTAACTTATAAAACAGTTTTTGATAAAGATAATAAAATAATTGGAATGGATGTAGAGATCATATTAAATGGTGGCGCTTATGCGACAGTATCTGGAGTTGTACTGCAAAGGGCTTTGTTAGCTGCAATAGGAGTTTATAAAATACCAAATGTCAGGGTTAAGGGACGTGTAGTTAGAACTAATACTGTACCTACAGGAGCCTTCAGGGGCTTTGGAGGTCCACAGAGCATCTTTGGAATTGAAACACATATGGCTCATATAGCAAAAGAAATAGGATGTACACCATTGGAATTAAAGCATAAGTATTTTGTAAAAACTGGTGATGACACATGTACAGGTGGAAAATTTACTTATGACGTGAAGCTTGAAGAAATGCTTCAAAAAGCTGAGAGGTTAAGCGGCTTTAGCCAAAAGTATGAAAAGTATTCTAAAGAGCAGGGCATTATGAGAAAAGGAATTGGAATGTCAGTATTTTTGCATGGCTGTGGTTTTACTGGAAGTGGCGAAAGAGACTTTATTAAAGCTAAAGTTAAACTTTTAAAGCACAAGAATGATGATGTAGAAATTTTAGTAGCTAATACAGATATGGGACAAGGGCTTCAAACTACTTTTAAGAAAATTGTAGCAAAAGTACTTAACCTTGATTACCAGAAAATAATATACGAGAATCCCGATACAGATAGAGTTCCAGATTCAGGCCCAACAGTAGCTTCACGATCAATTATGGTAGTTGGGAAATTGCTTGAGAGAGCGGCAATAAGGCTTAAGGAAAGCTGGATTCGAGGAGAAGAACAGTTAATAGAAGAAAATTATAAACATCCAGATTTAATACCTTGGAATATTACGAAATTTAATGGAGATGCATATCCTAGCTATTCATGGGGAATAAATGTGGTAGAAGTTCAAGTTAATACTATAACTGCTGTTACAGAGGTTATAGGAATATACACAGTATTTGATGTTGGAATTCCAATTGATGAGACCATAATGGAAGGTCAGATACAAGGTGGAGTTATACAAGGACTTGGGTATGGTTCTTGTGAAAACATGGAATGTGACGAAACAGGAAAGATAAAGCAGCACAGTATAACGGATTATATTATTCCAACTGCTAAAGATGTTGTAAATGTTAAAAATGAATTAGTAGATAATCCTTGTGATCTTGGACCATTTGGGGCTAAAGGAGCAGGAGAATTGACATTGGTAGGAACAGCACCAGCTTATGCAAATGCAATTGAAAATGCCTTAGGAGTAAAGGTTAATAGATTACCTGTAACTCCAGAATGGATAATGGAGGCGATAACAAATGGGTAA
- a CDS encoding (2Fe-2S)-binding protein: MGKAITLKINNKTITTEEANTKRLLDFLREDLDITGPKEGCGEGECGACAVIIDKELVNSCLVTIGSVQGKEIITIEGLAGTKQFEVLEKCFAEAGAVQCGFCTPGMIMAAHALLSKLPKPTEADVREGISGNLCRCTGYNMIINGILMAAERGDGLW; this comes from the coding sequence ATGGGTAAAGCAATTACTTTGAAAATAAATAATAAGACCATTACTACAGAGGAAGCTAATACTAAAAGACTCTTAGACTTCTTAAGAGAAGACTTAGATATAACAGGACCTAAAGAAGGCTGTGGAGAAGGTGAATGTGGGGCTTGTGCTGTAATCATAGATAAGGAATTAGTTAATTCCTGTCTAGTTACGATTGGTTCTGTTCAAGGGAAAGAAATTATAACTATTGAAGGCCTGGCAGGAACAAAACAGTTTGAAGTATTAGAGAAATGCTTTGCAGAAGCAGGAGCAGTACAATGTGGATTTTGTACACCAGGAATGATAATGGCAGCACATGCATTATTGTCTAAGCTTCCTAAGCCAACAGAAGCTGACGTAAGAGAAGGCATATCAGGAAATCTATGCAGATGTACAGGTTATAACATGATAATAAATGGAATACTTATGGCAGCCGAGAGAGGTGATGGCTTATGGTAG
- a CDS encoding xanthine dehydrogenase family protein subunit M: MVEGYYPRTFKEALEILKEKDVMIYAGGTDLMVRNKNTASLLPKFNKDLLYIGNLEKLKEVKKSASAVEIGTACTLSSLLREEEVPEILKEAIRQIASPAIRNMGTIGGNICNASPAGDTLPILYALDAKLKLTSESSSRKVNIEDFILGPRKIALNKDELLESIIIPKLEFNKTHYEKVGARKASAISKLSFVGLAKIEDKKIRDIRIALGSVSATVVRVKDAEKLMLGNDLKEIQVKLDEIIKAYSEKVTPISDQRSTAAYRKKVALRLIQYFLT; this comes from the coding sequence ATGGTAGAAGGATATTATCCACGCACTTTTAAAGAAGCATTAGAAATACTGAAGGAGAAAGACGTGATGATTTACGCTGGTGGAACTGATCTAATGGTTAGGAACAAAAACACTGCGTCGCTTCTTCCAAAATTCAATAAAGACCTGCTTTATATAGGAAATTTAGAAAAATTAAAGGAAGTTAAAAAATCAGCGTCAGCTGTAGAAATAGGAACAGCATGTACATTATCCTCTCTTTTAAGAGAGGAGGAAGTTCCAGAAATATTAAAAGAAGCTATAAGACAGATAGCATCACCAGCCATAAGAAACATGGGAACTATTGGGGGAAATATATGTAATGCATCTCCTGCTGGAGATACTCTGCCAATCCTATATGCGTTGGATGCAAAACTTAAGTTAACTAGTGAAAGTTCTTCAAGAAAAGTTAATATAGAAGATTTTATATTAGGACCAAGGAAGATTGCTCTTAATAAAGATGAGCTTTTGGAAAGCATAATCATACCAAAGTTGGAGTTTAATAAAACTCATTATGAAAAGGTTGGAGCTAGAAAAGCTTCAGCCATATCAAAATTATCCTTTGTAGGACTTGCAAAAATAGAGGACAAAAAAATAAGAGATATAAGGATTGCGCTGGGATCAGTAAGTGCAACAGTAGTTAGAGTTAAAGATGCAGAAAAATTAATGCTAGGAAATGATTTAAAGGAAATACAAGTGAAATTGGATGAGATAATAAAAGCTTACTCAGAAAAAGTGACTCCTATTAGTGATCAAAGATCTACAGCAGCTTATAGAAAGAAAGTAGCATTAAGGCTTATTCAATATTTTTTAACATAA
- a CDS encoding BMP family ABC transporter substrate-binding protein, with protein sequence MNKSIKRKLFKILSAVACSTMLLVGCGSTTQGAKDDGKAKTEASGDKLKVGFIYVGSATDGGYSQAHDNGRKYLEQQLPNVETIVKESVPEGQEVEKVANDMIDQGAKIIFATSFGYGDYILKVAKDHPDVKFFHCSGVKTADNMSTYFGREYQGRYLTGIIAGMKSKTGKIGYVAAFSIPEVVRAVNAFTLGVRSVNPNAVVKVTWTNTWYDPAKEKEAAVSLLDQGVDVLGQYQDTTAAQQAAEEKGVACIGSDLDMSAAAPNTNMTSAIWNWGSYYVQAVKSVMDGTYKSESYWGGIDTGIVDIAPLTKNAPEGAQAKVDEAKAKMKDKSWDVFTGPIKDQSGNVKVAEGQKMTDEQLLSFDWLVEGVDGQISK encoded by the coding sequence ATGAATAAGAGTATCAAAAGAAAATTATTTAAAATACTTAGTGCAGTAGCTTGCTCTACTATGCTGCTAGTTGGATGTGGTTCAACTACACAAGGTGCTAAGGATGATGGAAAGGCGAAGACAGAGGCTTCAGGGGACAAATTAAAAGTAGGCTTCATTTATGTTGGATCAGCTACAGATGGAGGCTATAGCCAGGCACATGATAATGGACGTAAGTATTTAGAACAACAACTTCCTAATGTTGAAACCATAGTTAAAGAATCAGTACCAGAAGGTCAGGAAGTAGAAAAAGTAGCTAATGACATGATTGACCAAGGAGCCAAAATCATTTTCGCAACTTCATTTGGATATGGGGATTACATTTTAAAGGTAGCAAAGGATCATCCAGATGTTAAGTTCTTCCATTGTTCAGGAGTAAAGACTGCTGATAATATGAGCACATACTTTGGTAGAGAATATCAAGGCAGATACCTTACTGGAATTATTGCAGGTATGAAGAGTAAGACAGGCAAAATTGGCTATGTAGCAGCATTTTCAATTCCGGAAGTAGTTAGAGCAGTAAATGCATTTACTCTTGGAGTAAGATCAGTAAACCCTAATGCAGTTGTAAAAGTAACTTGGACTAATACTTGGTATGACCCAGCAAAAGAAAAAGAAGCAGCTGTATCATTACTTGATCAGGGTGTTGATGTGCTTGGACAATATCAAGATACAACAGCGGCTCAGCAGGCAGCTGAAGAAAAAGGTGTAGCATGTATTGGATCTGATTTAGATATGTCAGCGGCAGCACCAAATACCAATATGACAAGTGCTATTTGGAATTGGGGTTCTTATTATGTACAAGCTGTTAAATCAGTAATGGATGGAACATATAAATCAGAAAGTTATTGGGGCGGCATAGATACAGGAATAGTTGATATAGCACCATTAACTAAGAATGCACCAGAAGGAGCACAAGCAAAAGTTGATGAAGCTAAAGCTAAAATGAAAGATAAATCTTGGGATGTATTTACAGGACCTATTAAAGATCAAAGCGGAAATGTAAAAGTAGCTGAAGGGCAAAAGATGACAGATGAGCAATTGTTAAGTTTTGACTGGCTTGTAGAAGGAGTAGATGGTCAAATAAGTAAATAA
- a CDS encoding ABC transporter ATP-binding protein, whose protein sequence is MEQYVSVELSKITKTFGSVVANEEVDLKVQSGEIHALLGENGAGKSTLMNMLSGIYNPDSGSIFIRGSKVQFKSPKESIEYGIGMVHQHFKLVERFTAKENIVAGNKGNFFTKNKEVDKNILNLCERYNLQIELNKRVNQMSIAEKQMLEIIKVLYKGANILILDEPTAVLMPQEVSRLFNIVRRMKEQGCSVIIITHKLHEVMELCDKVSVLRKGRNVKTLNIADTNINELTELMVGHKSDLKINKAFSNKNDVICHIKNISIKNNLGINVIDDVSFSMKEGEILGVAGVAGSGQKELCEALFGLQKIESGRLLFKGEDITNKSPREVYKKGIKMGLIPEDRLGMGLVGSMGIVDNLLLRKYYEQKGLILKRDELKNKAKNMIEQLEIKTPGIDHPVKQLSGGNIQKILLGREISISPDVLITSYPVRGLDIGATYQIYDLLNKEKEKGVSILFVGEDLDVLLELSDRIMVLCSGKLIGIVNGKDATKEQIGLMMAGHIEEAALDCNEKIQSQKGEDLHD, encoded by the coding sequence ATGGAACAATATGTGAGTGTTGAACTAAGCAAAATAACAAAGACTTTTGGATCTGTAGTAGCTAATGAAGAAGTAGATCTGAAAGTGCAAAGTGGAGAAATTCATGCACTCCTTGGAGAAAATGGGGCTGGAAAGAGTACTTTAATGAACATGCTATCAGGAATTTACAATCCTGATAGTGGTTCAATTTTTATAAGAGGAAGTAAAGTTCAGTTTAAGTCTCCAAAGGAATCCATAGAATATGGAATAGGTATGGTTCACCAGCATTTTAAATTGGTTGAGAGATTTACAGCAAAAGAAAATATAGTTGCAGGAAATAAGGGAAACTTTTTTACTAAAAATAAAGAAGTAGATAAAAATATTTTAAACTTATGTGAAAGATATAATCTTCAAATAGAATTAAACAAAAGAGTAAATCAAATGTCTATAGCGGAAAAGCAAATGCTGGAAATTATTAAAGTACTATATAAAGGAGCTAATATTTTAATATTAGATGAACCTACAGCAGTGTTAATGCCACAAGAAGTGAGCAGGTTATTTAACATAGTTCGAAGGATGAAAGAACAAGGGTGTTCAGTCATAATAATAACTCATAAACTGCATGAGGTAATGGAATTATGTGATAAAGTGTCGGTTTTGAGAAAAGGAAGAAATGTAAAAACCTTAAATATAGCTGATACAAATATAAATGAATTAACAGAACTTATGGTAGGGCACAAAAGTGATTTGAAAATAAATAAAGCATTTTCAAATAAGAATGATGTAATATGCCATATAAAAAATATTTCAATTAAGAATAATTTAGGAATAAATGTAATTGATGATGTGAGCTTTTCCATGAAGGAAGGCGAAATTTTAGGAGTCGCTGGAGTTGCTGGAAGTGGACAGAAGGAACTTTGCGAAGCTTTATTTGGATTGCAAAAAATTGAAAGTGGCAGGCTCCTATTTAAAGGTGAAGATATTACCAATAAATCTCCAAGAGAAGTCTATAAAAAGGGAATAAAAATGGGACTCATACCTGAAGATAGATTGGGTATGGGATTAGTTGGCAGTATGGGGATTGTTGATAATTTATTACTAAGAAAATATTATGAGCAAAAAGGACTTATTTTAAAAAGAGATGAATTAAAAAATAAAGCTAAGAATATGATTGAACAGTTAGAAATCAAAACACCAGGAATAGATCATCCAGTAAAACAATTATCAGGAGGAAATATTCAAAAAATATTATTAGGCAGGGAAATAAGTATAAGTCCCGATGTGCTTATAACTTCTTACCCGGTAAGAGGCTTGGATATTGGGGCTACATATCAGATATATGATCTTTTAAACAAAGAAAAGGAAAAAGGGGTATCAATACTATTTGTAGGAGAAGATTTAGATGTTCTTTTAGAATTAAGTGATAGAATAATGGTTTTATGCAGCGGCAAATTAATAGGCATTGTAAATGGAAAAGATGCTACTAAAGAGCAGATTGGACTTATGATGGCAGGCCATATTGAAGAGGCTGCTTTGGATTGCAATGAAAAAATACAATCTCAGAAAGGAGAAGACTTACATGATTAG